In Tubulanus polymorphus chromosome 2, tnTubPoly1.2, whole genome shotgun sequence, a single window of DNA contains:
- the LOC141899804 gene encoding BRISC and BRCA1-A complex member 1-like isoform X2, with the protein MESLLFKSRAGDKFSPMKLIKRALGIYLQTKSQINRNHEYALIALHGDAVWVKDFTKDPKEVVNFLDDLSPKSFQCDSFDIGSLFEVISNHVVLPVVNDPTAVPPPFTARAILFYGRSHCVPSILNDEGFKLLNSSPYFFIDAFYVHEPASDDNKCEEVFNFLCDLDTKERSYIFEVAKNLTRVYDHIAQLLAHPLQRPYQKDLYFKINSLRDG; encoded by the exons ATGGAAAGTTTATTATTCAAGTCCCGTGCAgg GGATAAGTTTTCTCCGATGAAGCTGATTAAGAGAGCTCTTGGTATATATCTTCAGACTAAAAGCCAGATAAACAGAAATCACGAATACGCATTAATTGCTTTACATGGTGATGCTGTATGG GTAAAGGATTTCACCAAAGATCCGAAAGAAGTCGTCAATTTCCTCGATGATTTAAGCCCGAAATCATTCCAGTGTGACAGTTTTGATATCGGATCTTTGTTCGAAGTGAT ATCAAATCATGTGGTGTTGCCTGTAGTGAATGACCCAACTGCAGTTCCACCACCGTTTACAGCTAGAGCTATTTTGTTTTATGGAAGGTCTCATTGTGTCCCTTCTATCCTGAATGACGAG GGTTTTAAACTGTTGAATTCATCTCCGTATTTCTTTATCGACGCATTTTACGTTCACGAGCCTGCTAGTGATGACAACAAATGCGAG GAAGTATTCAACTTCCTCTGTGATCTGGACACTAAGGAACGATCGTATATCTTTGAGGTGGCAAAGAATCTTACGAGGGTTTACGACCATATTGCTCAGTTACTCGCACATCCTCTTCAACGACCGTATCAAAAGGACTTGTATTTTAAGATTAACTCATTGCGTGACGGATGA
- the LOC141899303 gene encoding uroporphyrinogen decarboxylase-like: protein MDCDKTGKVFPPLKNDTLLKAARGEKVKHVPVWVMRQAGRYLPEFKELRSKHSFIEMCHTPELACEVTLQPLRRFPLDGAIIFSDILVVNKALGVDFELIPEKGIHVPNPLKSPEDISRLKTDIDIKKELSYVFDAITLTRHKLEGKVPLLGFCGAPWTLMTYMVESDSSPGKELVKKWLYEYPEASHKLLHIIANVLVDYLTEQVLAGAQMLQVFESHAGCLGTNLFNKFSLPYVTDIAKRVKENLQAKNIQPVPMVIFANGGHYAIEDLAHSSYDVIGLDWTVKPKNARRLAGTSVSLQGNLDPSALFAPKEEISRLVKEMLDKFGKDRYIANLGHGISRYTDPEHMAAFVEAIHQYSTDSDDE, encoded by the exons ATGGATTGCGATAAAACCGGAAAG GTATTTCCCccattgaaaaatgataccCTTCTCAAAGCTGCTCGGGGTGAAAAGGTTAAACATGTACCAGTTTGGGTGATGAGGCAAGCCGGACGGTACTTACCAG aattcaagGAGTTGAGAAGCAAGCACTCTTTCATAGAAATGTGCCATACACCAGAACTTGCTTGTGAAGTCACATTACAG CCACTCAGGAGATTTCCACTGGATGGTGCTATCATATTTTCAGACATTCTTGTTGTCAATAAAGCATTAGGTGTCGactttgaacttataccagagaaa GGTATTCATGTACCAAATCCACTAAAATCACCAGAGGACATTAGTCgtttaaaaactgatattgacATCAAGAAAGAATTGTCATATGTTTTTGATGCCATAACCTTGACTAGACATAAACTTGAAGGCAAGGTTCCACTTCTAGGATTCTGCGGTGCACCG TGGACACTTATGACATATATGGTTGAATCAGATAGCTCCCCTGGGAAAGAATTGGTGAAAAAATGGTTGTACGAGTATCCAGAGGCTAGTCATAAACTATTGCATATTATAGCTAATGTACTGGTGGATTATCTAACTGAACAAGTGTTGGCTGGAGCTCAG ATGTTGCAAGTGTTTGAATCGCATGCTGGTTGTTTGGGGACAAACTTATTCAACAAATTCTCACTACCATACGTAACTGACATAGCAAAACGCGTAAAAGAAAACCTACAAGCTAAAAATATACAACCAGTGCCCATG GTTATTTTTGCTAATGGAGGACACTATGCAATTGAGGATTTAGCTCATTCAAGTTATGATGTGATTGGATTAGACTGGACTGTTAAACCCAAAAATGCAAG GAGGTTAGCTGGAACTAGTGTTTCTCTTCAAGGCAATCTGGACCCATCTGCATTATTTGCCCCTAAG GAAGAAATTTCGAGATTGGTTAAAGAGATGTTAGATAAGTTCGGTAAAGATCGTTATATCGCAAATCTTGGTCACGGTATATCTCGATACACAGATCCAGAACATATGGCTGCATTCGTGGAGGCTATTCATCAATATTCCACTGACTCTGATGATGAGTGA
- the LOC141899804 gene encoding BRISC and BRCA1-A complex member 1-like isoform X1: MADDSDDTFDNSTESQPVPPSQEVLNEYAIIDDQCVTEVSPSQSQSSTSSDLVNENTRKNEKRRPEMTRRYSISSSAAAASPSLGQQDEYATNLIDTPSIKFPRVNCPEKIIICLDLSSEMESLLFKSRAGDKFSPMKLIKRALGIYLQTKSQINRNHEYALIALHGDAVWVKDFTKDPKEVVNFLDDLSPKSFQCDSFDIGSLFEVISNHVVLPVVNDPTAVPPPFTARAILFYGRSHCVPSILNDEGFKLLNSSPYFFIDAFYVHEPASDDNKCEEVFNFLCDLDTKERSYIFEVAKNLTRVYDHIAQLLAHPLQRPYQKDLYFKINSLRDG, translated from the exons ATGGCGGACGACAGCGATGATACTTTTGACAATTCTACGGAAAGTCAACCCGTACCACCATCACAAGAGGTGCTCAATGAATATGCCATCATCGACGATCAATGCGTAACCGAAGTGTCCCCTTCACAATCACAATCTAGCACTAGCAGTGATTTAGTTAATGAGAATAcgaggaaaaatgaaaaaagaagacCCGAAATGACCCGGCGTTACTCCATTTCTTCTTCAGCTGCTGCAGCATCGCCATCATTAGGTCAACAAGATGAATACGCAACAAACCTTATCGACACTCCCAGCATCAAATTTCCTCGGGTTAATTGCCCTGAAAAAATT ATTATTTGCCTTGATCTGTCTTCTGAAATGGAAAGTTTATTATTCAAGTCCCGTGCAgg GGATAAGTTTTCTCCGATGAAGCTGATTAAGAGAGCTCTTGGTATATATCTTCAGACTAAAAGCCAGATAAACAGAAATCACGAATACGCATTAATTGCTTTACATGGTGATGCTGTATGG GTAAAGGATTTCACCAAAGATCCGAAAGAAGTCGTCAATTTCCTCGATGATTTAAGCCCGAAATCATTCCAGTGTGACAGTTTTGATATCGGATCTTTGTTCGAAGTGAT ATCAAATCATGTGGTGTTGCCTGTAGTGAATGACCCAACTGCAGTTCCACCACCGTTTACAGCTAGAGCTATTTTGTTTTATGGAAGGTCTCATTGTGTCCCTTCTATCCTGAATGACGAG GGTTTTAAACTGTTGAATTCATCTCCGTATTTCTTTATCGACGCATTTTACGTTCACGAGCCTGCTAGTGATGACAACAAATGCGAG GAAGTATTCAACTTCCTCTGTGATCTGGACACTAAGGAACGATCGTATATCTTTGAGGTGGCAAAGAATCTTACGAGGGTTTACGACCATATTGCTCAGTTACTCGCACATCCTCTTCAACGACCGTATCAAAAGGACTTGTATTTTAAGATTAACTCATTGCGTGACGGATGA
- the LOC141899302 gene encoding zinc finger CCHC domain-containing protein 8-like: MAECDIFGDASLFGEFERERTANGSPAYDQPQESNPLERNESISDPSKPPPEFFIGCSDDSEPENSAAGGTCLEEKPTGSENEKEKDALKSEIISLKQKISVLESQKLRMMKIARLTEVPANLVLTEECPAFTVNFLNNRLARKYKAKIENFISHLISEDDDAEKMPSLNIRSHYLCLADDSSLEKIDKDKVDELKESYTAISSCQYYQMFIADSLGWPLVGGNPSLTDSWEIPSYEQIYLKSLPYNKEEDEEETRPQKRRDKGPSCFNCGGCHTMRECTEKKDPARIQQNRQEFMDKFSPATISGRSGRDPRYHGTDPRFNKFKPGVISDDLRKALCLREDELPPYIYQMRVYGYPPGHLQAAEISHSSFTMFDKHGRETNKEGEALEDGEVDSDRYGDLAFDLNAIIEYPGFNTTVPDGFVDDSSRLSMPPLMPHQQKHMLREMMGESMFKTIDKPSRKRKASVLLDRDEQDMDLEDDSGDPQDTEAKKPVHTQISRIIDSSSASSSPGSTPKRAQSFSLDELEQQKLQLLSQLANEEVSAAETDPSIDEDGVVSAPSGASTPTRMKSQDQHLFSPFETPTAMTLSRSESIGLELGTPVIEECNQTIKLPSPEKWSKDITEHIPYENLPEATGMYQKMRGVIRNVRKQTKPDKS; encoded by the exons ATGGCTGAGTGCGATATTTTCGGTGATGCCTCTTTATTTGGGGAATTTGAACGCGAAAGAACTGCCAATGGCTCTCCGGCTTACGACCAACCCCAAGAAAGCAATCCACTTGAGCGAAATGAATCAATATCTGACCCCAGCAAACCTCCCCCAGAATTTTTTATCGGGTGTTCAGATGATTCGGAACCCGAGAATTCCGCCGCCGGCGGGACTTGTCTGGAGGAAAAGCCTACAGGTTCTGAAAATGAGAAAGAAAAGGATGCTTTGAAATCCGAAATAATATCGTTGAAGCAAAAGATATCGGTTTTAGAATCACAAA AGCtacgaatgatgaaaatagcTAGACTTACAGAAGTTCCGGC gaatttAGTTTTAACCGAAGAGTGTCCTGCATTTActgtaaattttttaaataaccGACTGGCGAG GAAATACAAAGCCAAAATTGAGAACTTCATCAGCCATTTGATATCTGAAGATGATGACGCTGAGAAAATGCCTTCTTTAAATATTCGA TCTCATTACCTGTGTTTAGCTGATGATTCATCTTTAGAAAAGAttgataaagataaggttGATGAATTGAAAGAATCTTATACT GCTATCAGTAGTtgtcaatattatcaaatgtttATCGCGGATAGTCTTGGTTGGCCTTTAGTCGGTGGTAATCCTTCATTGACCGATAGCTGGGAAATTCCTTC CTATGAACAGATCTATTTAAAATCACTACCGTATAACAAAGAGGAGGATGAAGAAGAAACAAGACCACAAAAAAGAAG GGATAAAGGTCCATCTTGTTTCAACTGTGGAGGTTGTCACACGATGAGAGAATGCACAGAGAAGAAAGACCCAGCAAGAATACAACAGAATCGACAAGAATTCATGGATAAATTCTCCCCTGCTACTATAAGTGGTCGTAGTGGCCGGGATCCGAG ATATCATGGTACAGATCCTAGGTTTAACAAATTCAAGCCTGGCGTGATTAG CGATGATCTAAGGAAAGCTCTGTGTTTAAGAGAAGATGAACTGCCTCCGTATATCTATCAGATGCGTGTTTATGGTTATCCACCCGGGCATCTACAAGCTGCTGAGATTTCACATTCCagtttcactatgtttgataAGCATGGCAGAg aaacaaataaagaaGGTGAAGCTTTAGAGGATGGAGAGGTTGATTCTGATCGATATGGAGATT TGGCATTCGATTTGAATGCAATTATTGAATATCCTGGTTTTAACACAACAGTTCCTGATGGGTTTGTTGAT GACTCCAGTCGGTTGAGTATGCCGCCATTAATGCCACACCAACAGAAACACATGTTACGAGAGATGATGGGTGAATCTATGTTTAAGACTATCGATAAACCATCGCGGAAACGGAAAGCTAGTGTTCTGTTAGACAGAGATGAACAAGACATGGACTTAGAAGATGATTCAG GTGATCCTCAAGACACGGAGGCAAAGAAACCAGTTCACACACAAATCAGTCGAATTATCGATTCATCCAGCGCTTCATCGTCGCCTGGTTCAACACCAAAGAGGGCCCAATCATTTTCTCTCGACGAACTCGAACAACAAAAACTACAACTTTTGTCACAACTCGCTAACGAAGAAGTCAGTGCAGCCGAAACAGACCCATCTATCGATGAAGATGGTGTGGTCTCCGCGCCATCGGGAGCATCGACGCCAACTCGAATGAAATCTCAAGATCAGCActtattttcaccttttgaaACACCTACTGCAATGACTTTGTCGCGTAGTGAGTCAATCGGATTAGAACTAGGAACACCAGTTATTGAGGAATGCAATCAAACTATCAAACTTCCTTCACCCGAAAAATGGTCAAAGGATATAACTGAACATATCCCGTATGAAAATTTACCCGAGGCAACAGGAATGTATCAGAAAATGAGAGGTGTTATTAGAAATGTGCGTAAACAAACAAAGCCAGATAAATCATGA
- the LOC141899907 gene encoding transitional endoplasmic reticulum ATPase yields the protein MAEGSAHQEELATAILRKKEKPNRLIVEESINDDNSVVSLSQAKMEELQLFRGDTVQLKGKRRRDTICIVLSDDTVHDEKIRLNRCIRSNLRVRLGDVVSIVACPDVKYGKRIHVLPLDDTVEGLTGNLFDVYLKPYFLEAYRPMRKGDIFIVRGGMRAVEFKVIETDPSPFCIVAPDTVIHCEGEPVKREEEEEALNEVGYDDIGGCRKQLAQIKEMVELPLRHPQLFKAIGVKPPRGILLYGPPGTGKTLIARAVANETGSFFFLINGPEIMSKLAGESESNLRKAFEEAEKNAPAIIFIDELDAIAPKREKTHGEVERRIVSQLLTLMDGLKQRSHVIVMAATNRPNSIDGALRRFGRFDREVDIGIPDATGRLEILRIHTKNMKLSDDVELEQIAAETHGHVGSDLAALCSEAALQQIRGKMDLIDLEDETIDAEVLDSLAVTQEDFRWALSKSNPSALRETAVEVPSVTWQDIGGLESVKKELQELVQYPVEHPDKFLKFGMTPSKGVLFYGPPGCGKTLLAKAIANECQANFISIKGPELLTMWFGESEANVRDIFDKARSAAPCVLFFDELDSIAKSRGGNLGDGGGAADRVINQLLTEMDGMSSKKNVFIIGATNRPDIIDPAILRPGRLDQLIYIPLPDEKSRVSILKANLRKSPVAKDVDTDFLAKSTAGFSGADLTEICQRACKLAIREAIEEDIKRESEKDADDDMETEDPVPEISREHFEEAMKFARRSVTDNDIRKYEMFAQTLQQSRGFGGNFSFRFPDQGSAGQGGSSQGGADSGNLYPDDGDDDDLYS from the exons ATGGCTGAAGGATCCGC cCATCAAGAAGAACTGGCTACAGCCATCTTGCGAAAGAAAGAAAAACCTAACAGACTGATCGTAGAAGAGTCGATCAATGATGACAATTCTGTTGTTTCACTTTCCCAG GCGAAAATGGAAGAGCTGCAGTTGTTCCGTGGAGATACTGTTCAACTGAAGGGAAAACGGAGACGAGATACGATATGCATCGTCCTATCGGACGATACTGTTCATGACGAAAAGATCCGCTTGAACCGCTGCATCAGAAGCAATCTCCGTGTACGCCTGGGTGATGTTGTCAG tattgTAGCATGCCCTGATGTGAAGTATGGTAAGCGGATTCATGTTTTACCTCTTGATGATACCGTTGAAGGTTTAACCGG AAACCTATTCGACGTATACTTGAAACCATATTTCTTGGAGGCTTACCGACCAATGAGGAAGGGTGATATTTTCATCGTGCGCGGAGGAATGAGGGCGGTAGaatttaaagttattgaaaCCGATCCGAGTCCGTTTTGTATCGTAGCGCCCGATACGGTTATTCATTGTGAAGGAGAACCGGTAAAACGGGAAGAAGAGGAAGAAGCGTTGAATGAGGTCGGATACGATGATATCGGTGGCTGTCGCAAACAACTGGCACAAATCAAGGAGATGGTCGAGCTGCCTCTTCGACATCCACAGTTATTCAAGGCCATTGGTGTTAAG CCACCCAGAGGTATATTGCTTTATGGTCCGCCCGGTACTGGTAAGACTTTGATTGCAAGAGCTGTGGCCAATGAAACTGGTTCATTTTTCTTCCTCATCAATG GACCTGAGATCATGAGCAAATTGGCTGGTGAATCAGAAAGCAATCTCAGAAAAGCCTTTGAAGAAGCTGAGAAAAATGCCCCTGCTATCATCTTCATAGATGAATTGGATGCAATCGCACCGAAAAGGGAAAAA ACTCATGGCGAAGTGGAAAGACGTATTGTATCACAATTACTTACTCTCATGGACGGATTAAAACAACGATCACATGTAATAGTTATGGCTGCTACAAACAGACCTAACAGCATTGATGGTGCGCTGAGACGTTTCGGTCGTTTTGACAGAGAGGTTGACATCGGAATCCCGGACGCTACTGGTCGATTAGAGATTCTGCGCATTCACACGAAAAATATGAAGCTGTCGGATGATGTCGAGTTGGAACAG ATCGCTGCTGAAACTCATGGTCATGTCGGTTCTGATTTGGCCGCGTTGTGTTCGGAAGCCGCCTTGCAACAAATCCGAGGTAAAATGGACCTCATTGATTTGGAAGATGAAACTATCGACGCCGAAGTATTGGACTCATTGGCCGTTACGCAAGAAGATTTCCGATGGGCCCTCAGTAAAAGCAACCCGAGCGCCCTGCGTGAAACTGCAGTCGAAGTACCCTCAGTCACATGGCAAGACATCGGTGGATTGGAAAGcgtcaaaaaagaattacaagAATTGGTGCAG TACCCTGTTGAACATCCAGACAAATTCCTCAAGTTTGGTATGACACCAAGCAAAGGTGTGCTGTTCTATGGTCCTCCCGGTTGCGGTAAAACATTGTTGGCTAAGGCTATTGCCAATGAATGTCAGgcaaatttcatttcgatCAAAGGCCCTGAACTGTTAACTATGTGGTTTGGTGAGTCAGAAGCGAATGTCAGAGATATTTTTGACAAG GCCAGATCTGCAGCCCCTTGTGTTTTGTTCTTTGATGAATTGGATTCGATTGCGAAATCCCGTGGTGGAAATTTGGGTGATGGTG GTGGTGCAGCTGATCGTGTGATCAATCAGCTCCTAACTGAAATGGATGGTATGAGCTCGAAGAAGAACGTTTTCATTATTGGTGCAACAAACAG ACCTGACATCATAGATCCAGCCATCTTGAGACCTGGACGTTTGGATCAATTGATCTACATCCCACTGCCTGATGAGAAATCACGCGTCTCAATTCTAAAGGCTAATCTCAGAAAGTCGCCTGTAGCAAAG GATGTGGATACAGATTTTTTGGCGAAGAGTACAGCGGGATTCAGTGGTGCAGATTTGACAGAGATCTGTCAACGAGCGTGTAAATTGGCGATTCGCGAAGCCATCGAAGAGGACATCAAACGCGAAAGTGAAAAAGATGCCGACGATGACATGGAAACTGAAGATCCAGTTCCGGAGATTTCTCGCGAACACTTCGAAGAAGCGATGAAATTCGCCAGACGGTCAGTAACGGACAACGATATCaggaaatatgaaatgttcgCCCAAACATTACAGCAAAGCCGAGGATTTGGTGGCAATTTTAG TTTTAGATTCCCCGATCAAGGCAGTGCCGGACAAGGTGGTAGCAGCCAGGGTGGTGCTGATAGTGGTAATCTTTATCCGGATGATGGAGACGATGATGATCTTTACAGTTAA
- the LOC141898731 gene encoding membralin-like: MPDADNTGNAQPEATANNNNGPQQQQQQRQQQQANPLLNVRDRLFEALFYRIALTYARAIPPPIRKALEYIVLAKAIIVFLVLAYIHMVFARAPMNCLQHVEKSWPRDGILRVEIIKNASKDYTIYNSYEKEYKGFEPSTLWNMSTDDDGTAADAGEDGSIDEKLGIMPKEPTEEGGQMFENRNKTGNFADGMVRNDLPKALVENYENDSKEINLTNSSLQYDGVEEKPLKNIQPFRETISEFEMLTKAVWPEEKYIVEYSLEYGFLRLSPKTRQRLNITVMLVTLDPLANECFGDSFSRFILDEFLGYDDILMASVKHLAENEDNKGFLRNVVTGEHYRFVSMWMTRTSYVPAALIMFIFTLSVSMLLRYSHHQIFMFIVDLLQMLEMNVTIAFPAAPLLTVILALVGMEAIMSEFFNDTTTAFYIILIVWVADQYDAICCHTVISKRHWLRFFYLYHYAFYAYHYRFNGQYSGLALLTSWLFIQHSMIYFFHNYELPALLRQMQINQLLVGTTDQGNNNGQAAEGATGNVAPNGTVPPAGGNATNENTGENDNSANSDQPAESQPNAAVNQRPQIRIGPLGNIRVYANIANAANQIGVQRLINASLQNFLSTRQQNPPAAPVVGNNTDIASTSSSDTDGVPDITPNNEETSLNNESSINDNSAETILTDTHNEDSDNKDDTNVRHRHVGDTLPPGSVVTNET, encoded by the exons ATGCCTGATGCTGATAATACAGGCAATGCACAGCCTGAGGCTACTGCAAATAACAATAATGGAccgcagcaacagcagcagcaaagACAACAGCAGCAGGCTAATCCTTTATTGAATGTTCGTGATCGACTATTTGAAGCACTTTTCTACCGAATTGCATTGACTTATGCGCGAGCTATCCCTCCTCCTATACGCAAAGCATTGGAATATATAGTTTTGGCTAAG GCTATAATTGTGTTTCTTGTACTTGCCTATATTCACATGGTATTCGCACGTGCACCTATGAATTGTTTGCAACACGTCGAAAAATCGTGGCCCCGCGATGGCATTCTTCGAGTCGAGATTATAAAAAATGCCTCAAAAGACTACACGATTTATAACTCGTACGAGAAGGAATATAAAGGTTTCGAGCCGTCTACGTTGTGGAACATGTCTACTGATGACGATGGGACTGCAGCTGATGCTGGCGAAGATGGATCCATTGATGAAAAGTTAGGAATTATGCCAAAAGAACCAACAGAAGAGGGAGGTCAGATGTTTGAAAACCGCAATAAGACTGGCAACTTTGCCGATGGGATGGTACGCAATGACCTCCCAAAAGCTCTGGtggaaaattatgaaaatgattccaaaGAGATCAACTTGACAAATTCGTCTCTTCAATATGATGGTGTAGAAGAGAAACCTCTTAAGAATATTCAACCATTTCGTGAGACAATCTCAGAATTCGAAATGCTTACGAAAGCAG TTTGGCCTGAAGAGAAGTATATAGTTGAGTATTCATTGGAATATGGTTTTCTGCGACTTTCTCCAAAAACGAGACAAAGATTGAATATCACTGTCATGTTAGTGACATTAG ATCCATTGGCGAATGAGTGTTTTGGAGACAGTTTCAGTCGCTTTATATTGGATGAGTTTTTGGGTTATGATGATATACTAATGGCTAGCGTGAAGCATCTTGCTGAGAATGAAGACAATAAAG GGTTTTTGCGGAATGTAGTAACTGGTGAACACTATCGTTTTGTCAGTATGTGGATGACGAGGACATCATATGTGCCAGCGGCTctgataatgtttattttt ACTTTATCCGTATCAATGTTGCTCAGATATTCACACCATCAGATTTTCATGTTCATTG TTGATTTGTTACAAATGTTAGAAATGAATGTTACTATTGCTTTCCCTGCTGCTCCGCTGTTGACTGTTATATTGGCTCTCGTTG GAATGGAGGCAATAATGTCAGAATTTTTCAACGATACGACTACAGCGTTCTATATTATTCTGATTGTTTGGGTGGCTGATCAGTACGACGCTATCTGCTGTCATACAGTTATCAGTAAACGTCACTGGCTGAG GTTCTTCTATCTCTACCATTACGCCTTCTACGCGTATCATTATCGGTTCAACGGACAGTACAGCGGGTTAGCACTGCTGACATCGTGGCTTTTTATTCAACACTCGatgatttactttttccaCAATTATGAGTTACCGGCATTGTTACGTCAGATGCAGATAAACCAGTTACTCGTCGGAACAACCGATCAAGGTAACAACAACGGACAAGCAGCTGAAGGGGCGACGGGGAACGTTGCTCCGAACGGAACAGTGCCACCCGCTGGCGGAAATGCtacaaatgaaaatactggtgaaaatgataattcagCGAATAGCGATCAGCCTGCGGAGTCTCAACCAAACGCAGCCGTGAATCAACGACCTCAAATACGCATTGGTCCACTCGGTAATATCAGAGTTTACGCGAATATAGCAAATGCTGCCAATCAAATCGGGGTTCAGCGTCTCATTAATGCTAGTCTGCAAAATTTCTTATCAACGCGGCAACAAAACCCGCCTGCCGCGCCCGTCGTGGGTAACAACACTGACATTGCTTCAACGAGTAGTAGTGATACCGATGGTGTACCGGATATAACTCCTAATAACGAGGAGACATCACTTAATAACGAATCCAGTATTAATGACAATAGTGCTGAAACAATACTTACAGACACTCACAACGAGGATAGTGATAACAAAGATGATACTAATGTACGTCATCGGCACGTAGGGGATACGTTACCTCCAGGAAGTGTCGTTACCAATGAAAcataa
- the LOC141900401 gene encoding uncharacterized protein LOC141900401 produces MADIYVKNMKIGEVVLRYINVNVINEECFMSNDGIPLFLGADIFQGGPVAQKHQSRVNQSFCKRGEATRIDFKNVQVAGIKNALTPLWFYSVSGLFSLVFERHTKEMKKLCLVHLKDLWLQFCDDAPLPHYMQMRFHSQVYEYYNDTRTGEYQADCTASQSNPHTDHQNFVITEFPVFDVCGEINNFRTLCQVLISSDNSHTTPTCNFCIFSLINNLLEKYLKIINDLSCDSCRVTEYDTCDYMLCTIADWLGKKFAGLKQNVEKAVDTFKVNHIDCIDNLPPPEDIVSELFPKCMQILICQWMDVQNYDSNAENNSDHVSKKRRVSDGRNEDVNKRYHFVQLVLEFCNSAFVSGMSHVINAKLLHS; encoded by the exons ATGGCCGACATATatgtaaaaaatatgaaaattggcGAAGTTGTGCTTCGTTACATCAATGTTAATGTCATAAATGAAGAGTGTTTTATGTCAAACGATGGG atcCCTTTATTCCTTGGCGCGGATATATTTCAGGGAGGTCCTGTTGCTCAAAAGCACCAGTCAAGGGTTAATCAGAGTTTTTGTAAACGTGGTGAGGCTACAAGAATAGACTTCAAGAATGTTCAAGTGGCAGGCATCAAGAATGCATTAACTCCACTATGGTTCTACTCTGTCAGCGGATTATTTAGTCTAGTTTTTGAAAGACATACTAAAGAGATGAAAAAACTATGTTTAGTTCACTTGAAG GATTTGTGGCTTCAATTTTGCGATGATGCACCTCTTCCTCATTACATGCAAATGCGGTTTCATTCACAAGTTTATGAATATTACAACGATACAAGGACAGGGGAATATCAAGCAGATTGTACTGCCAGTCAAAGTAATCCTCATACAGATCACCAGAATTTTGTGATAACAGAATTTCCAGTTTTCGAtgtttgtggagaaattaacaATTTTAGAACACTTTGTCAGGTGTTGATTTCTTCAGACAATTCACATACAACGCCGACCTGcaatttctgtattttttcattgatcaataatttgttggaaaaatatctaaaaatcatcaatgaTCTAAGTTGTGACAGCTGCCGTGTCACGGAATATGACACTTGTGATTATATGTTATGTACAATTGCCGATTGGTTAGGCAAGAAATTTGCTGgactaaaacaaaatgttgaaaaagcAGTCGATACCTTCAAAGTAAATCATATAGATTGCATAGACAATTTGCCACCACCAGAAGATATTGTTTCTGAACTTTTTCCTAAGTGTATGCAAATACTGATTTGCCAGTGGATGGACGTACAGAATTATGACTCGAACGCAGAGAATAATTCTGACCATGTCAGTAAAAAGCGACGAGTCTCTGATGGTAGAAATGAGGATGTAAACAAAAGATATCATTTTGTTCAGCTAGTTCTAGAATTTTGTAATTCCGCATTTGTTTCTGGAATGTCACATGTAATAAATGCAAAACTATTACATTCGTAG
- the LOC141899957 gene encoding small nuclear ribonucleoprotein G-like has translation MSKAHPPELKKYMDKRLTLKLNGYRQITGVLRGFDPFMNIVIDECIEELKTGEKRPIGMVVVRGNSVVLLESQERI, from the exons ATGAGTAAAGCACATCCACCAGAATTGAAGAA GTATATGGACAAGAGATTAACAT tgAAACTCAATGGCTATCGACAAATAACAGGAGTTCTGAGAGGCTTCGATCCATTCATGAATATAGTGATAGATGAGTGCATTGAAGAGTTAAAAACCGGTGAAAAACGACCAATCGGCATGGTG GTTGTCAGAGGGAACAGTGTGGTTTTGCTTGAGTCTCAAGAAAGGATATGA